Part of the Actinomycetota bacterium genome is shown below.
GCCGCAGGGTCAGCAAGGTCCTGGTCACCCGCCCCGAGGAGGAGCCCAGCCGGGCTGAGGCGTCATGAGAGGCGCGGCCCGACCCGGACATGCGGTCGACGAGGCCGACCTGCTGCGGCGAGCACGGGCCGCGCGGGAGCGTGCGTACGCCCCGTACTCCGGCTTCCGGGTCGGGGCGGCGGTCCTGACCGAGGATGGGCGCCTCGCTGAGGGCGCGAGCGTCGACAACGCCGCAGCCCCGCTGGCACAGTGCGCGGAGCGGGTCGCGATCCAGGCGTTGGTGGGGACTGGCGTGCGCTCGCCGATCGTGGCTGTCGCGGTGGTCGGCGACGGCAACGACCCGTGCGTGCCGTGCGGGGCGTGCCGGCAGGTGATCTTCGA
Proteins encoded:
- a CDS encoding cytidine deaminase, whose protein sequence is MRGAARPGHAVDEADLLRRARAARERAYAPYSGFRVGAAVLTEDGRLAEGASVDNAAAPLAQCAERVAIQALVGTGVRSPIVAVAVVGDGNDPCVPCGACRQVIFEFGPEAVVYASGDAGRPLVASIRELLPHAFGPVRLAQARNTGARTFPETP